A stretch of the Pygocentrus nattereri isolate fPygNat1 chromosome 29, fPygNat1.pri, whole genome shotgun sequence genome encodes the following:
- the tbc1d10aa gene encoding TBC1 domain family member 10A — MARLEKLENGRQPADTVSLQTVGSQLDEESSLGSDSEVNGFPSSRETDKYGFIGGAQKYSAESAQDVPPEVLRQREVKWLDMLSNWDKWISKRFKKVRLRCQKGIPPSLRGRAWLYLSGGKVKKERNGEKFKELDSMEGDPKWMDVIERDLHRQFPFHEMFVSRGGHGQQDLLRVLKAYTLYRPEEGYCQAQAPIAAVLLMHMPAEDAFWGLVQICEKYLPGYYSAGLEAIQLDGEILNALLKRVCPIAYKHLDKHKIEPILYMTEWFMCAFSRTLPWASVLRVWDMFLCDGVKIIFRVGLVLLKSMLGTREKLKACPGQYETMELLRALEPKYMQEAYLVQQVLELPISVRNVEREHRVQLKRWRKTHGELRYKAAPRMHGARIIMDAEPHTRQDLRQKPTIIVHYPSAPELNPDFNRGKKRGTLRKNPTPAPNIPNPYALPSDHTSAQQAATANQSGQPSAAAEPPQNPAASKKTSQPLQQPSLTDQQGHVKELPPVEGLKLSPNNSVKQNSSAPNTSFIEPANPSTQPLYFPPPPSPPFNEPPPPPPPPPTPPLPPPTPPPLAPPVEVPLQNWRPHLQDYPPLHGLGSVTTPVPIPEDSEVHEIVENSTALAPPPTTDSAPLLTPRAPANKDFHATHDNDILCHSSESVNSSEDTYL; from the exons ATGGCTCGGCTGGAAAAGCTGGAAAACGGGCGTCAGCCCGCGGACACCGTGAGTTTACAGACTGTGGGCAGCCAGCTGGATGAGGAGAGCTCACTGGGCTCTGACTCGGAGGTGAATGGATTTCCCAGCTCAAGGGAGACGGACAAGTACGGGTTTATTGGAGGCGCCCAGAAGTATTCAGCAGAATc GGCTCAGGATGTGCCCCCAGAAGtgctgaggcagagagaggtgAAATGGTTGGACATGCTGAGTAACTGGGACAAATGGATCAGCAAGAGATTCAAGAAG GTGAGGCTGCGATGTCAGAAAGGAATCCCTCCGTCGCTGAGAGGGAGGGCGTGGCTTTACCTGTCGGGAGGAAAAGTGAAGAAAGAACGAAACGGCGAAAAGTTCAAG GAGCTGGACAGCATGGAAGGAGATCCGAAGTGGATGGATGTGATTGAGAGAGATTTACACCGACAGTTTCCTTTCCATGAGATGTTTGTGTCACGAGGAGGACACGG GCAGCAGGACTTGTTGCGAGTGCTGAAGGCCTACACCCTATACAGGCCGGAAGAAGGCTACTGCCAGGCTCAGGCTCCCATAGCTGCAGTGCTGCTCATGCACATGCCTGCTGAG gaTGCCTTTTGGGGGCTGGTTCAGATTTGTGAGAAATACCTCCCTGGTTACTACAGTGCAGGCCTG GAGGCCATTCAGCTGGATGGAGAGATCCTGAACGCACTGCTGAAGCGTGTGTGTCCTATAGCATACAAGCACCTGGACAAGCACAAGATTGAGCCCATCCTGTACATGACTGAGTGGTTTATGTGTGCGTTCTCCAGAACCCTCCCCTGGGCCTCTGTGCTCAGGGTGTGGGACATGTTCCTGTGTGATG gtGTGAAGATAATATTCCGTGTGGGTTTGGTGTTGTTGAAGTCTATGCTGGGCACTCGTGAGAAGCTGAAGGCCTGCCCTGGTCAGTATGAAACTATGGAGCTACTCAGAGCCCTGGAGCCCAAATACATGCAAGAGGCCTATCTTGTACAACAG GTGCTGGAGTTGCCTATCTCAGTGCGTAATGTGGAGCGGGAGCACCGTGTACAGCTAAAACGCTGGAGAAAAACACACGGAGAACTCCGATACAAAGCCGCGCCCAGAATGCACGGCGCTCGGATCATCATGGACGCTGAGCCTCACACACGGCAAGATCTCCGCCAGAAGCCTACCATCATTGTCCATTACCCATCAGCCCCTGAGCTCAACCCTGACTTCAATCGGGGTAAAAAGCGAGGGACTCTCAGGAAAAATCCAACACCTGCTCCCAACATTCCAAACCCATATGCCTTACCCAGCGACCATACATCTGCCCAGCAAGCAGCTACTGCTAATCAGTCTGGCCAGCCATCAGCCGCAGCAGAGCCGCCTCAGAATCCTGCAGCTTCAAAGAAAACATCTCAGCCACTGCAGCAGCCTTCACTGACTGACCAGCAGGGGCATGTTAAAGAACTTCCTCCAGTAGAGGGGCTCAAACTGTCTCCTAACAATTCAGTCAAACAGAATTCTTCTGCACCAAACACTTCGTTCATTGAGCCTGCAAACCCATCTACTCAACCTTTGTACTTTCCTCCACCACCAAGCCCACCTTTCAACGAgccgccaccaccaccaccaccaccaccaactccACCTCTTCCACCACCAACTCCACCTCCTCTAGCACCTCCTGTAGAAGTGCCACTCCAAAACTGGCGTCCGCACCTGCAAGACTATCCACCTCTCCATGGCTTAGGATCTGTTACGACACCAGTTCCCATTCCTGAGGACTCAGAAGTCCATGAAATTGTGGAAAACTCAACTGCTTTGGCTCCACCACCCACTACAGATTCAGCCCCTCTGCTTACACCCAGAGCACCTGCCAACAAGGACTTTCATGCAACCCATGATAACGACATTCTATGCCACTCAAGTGAAAGTGTCAACAGTTCAGAGGACACTTACTTATAG
- the myl7 gene encoding myosin regulatory light chain 2, atrial isoform, translating into MSSKKAAAKRKNAQRASSNVFSMFEQSQIQEFKEAFGCIDQDRDGVIKKSDLKETYAQLGKLNVSDEELEGMLSEGKGPINFTVFLSLFGEKLNGTDPEETILNAFKVFDPNATGFINKDEFRRMLITQADKFTPDEVEQAFSVAPIDVTGKIDYKSLCYIITHGDEKEES; encoded by the exons TCTAGTAAGAAAGCAGCAGCTAAGAGGAAGAATGCCCAGCGGGCCTCATCCAACGTCTTCTCCATGTTTGAGCAATCGCAGATTCAGGAGTTCAAAGAG GCCTTTGGCTGCATTGATCAGGACCGAGACGGCGTCATTAAGAAATCTGACCTGAAGGAGACCTACGCACAGTTGG ggaAACTGAATGTAAGCGATGAGGAACTGGAGGGAATGCTGTCTGAGGGAAAAGGGCCCATCAACTTcactgttttcctctctctgttcgGAGAAAAACTCAACG GGACTGACCCGGAGGAGACCATCCTCAATGCCTTCAAAGTGTTTGACCCGAATGCTACCGGCTTCATCAATAAGGATGA GTTCAGGCGGATGCTGATAACCCAGGCAGACAAATTTACGCCAGACGAG GTGGAGCAGGCTTTTTCAGTGGCTCCTATAGACGTGACTGGGAAAATCGACTACAAATCACTTTGTTACATTATCACACACGGAGATGAGAAAGAGGAGTCGTAA